Proteins encoded by one window of Homoserinimonas aerilata:
- a CDS encoding DNA polymerase III subunit gamma and tau, translating to MVTALYRRYRPETFAELIGQSQVTEPLMTALRTNRVNHAYLFSGPRGCGKTTSARILARCLNCHEGPTDTPCGVCPSCVELSRDGGGSLDVVEIDAASHNGVDDARDLRERAVFAPARDRYKIFILDEAHMVTPQGFNALLKIVEEPPEHVKFIFATTEPDKVIGTIRSRTHHYPFRLVPPAQMLDYVGQLCESEGVTVEAGVLPLVVRAGGGSVRDTLSLLDQLIAGSEGTDVIYERAVALLGYTHGALLGEVVDALGAKDAAAAFEAVDRVIQTGQDPRRFVEDLLERLRDLIVVAAFPPGGHQGAAAVLRGVQQDELDHMAQQASRFGQAELSRTADVVGAALTEMTGATSPRLHLELMMARVLVPASDDSQRGALARVERLERRIGVSGAGSSGGAEADASAVPAVTAPQARVAETSASTSGAASAGAGLETVAPGGDPSTSGLPEGGPSTSGSVPAVPAKAAAPVGPVTVQQVRDAWPEILEHVQNAKRTAWMVLFTAQVRELRDSEVLVLSFPSQKDVEALKQAAAPGQGVGDYLKQAVSAVLGIVPKLIARVDSESAAPARPQATPAAEPATKPADATLAAASAPPVTRPAEKTADRTPDAAAPVTGWAVAQIPGSADAEPSAAEPSEPADDPLVGGPPSDDPLVEGSPSGAAVSRLAPTEPPTKASARADDEPPFDDQPPFDPDYDSVPEESAQASRPARQPRSAQPGSAQPGATQPGSAQPAQAQPTQPQPAPQKAATPPKRQPSASAPRGAAQSGGSQKYGESVVRQVLGATFIEEQPHNPRPNPGVN from the coding sequence GTGGTTACCGCCCTATATCGCCGATACCGGCCAGAGACCTTCGCCGAGCTGATCGGCCAGTCGCAGGTGACGGAGCCGCTGATGACGGCGCTGCGCACCAATCGCGTCAATCACGCCTACCTGTTCAGCGGCCCGCGCGGCTGCGGCAAGACGACGAGTGCGCGCATCCTGGCCCGCTGCCTGAACTGCCACGAGGGCCCCACCGACACCCCCTGCGGTGTCTGCCCGAGTTGTGTGGAGCTGTCGCGCGATGGCGGCGGCTCGCTCGATGTGGTCGAGATCGACGCGGCCAGCCACAACGGTGTCGATGATGCCCGCGATCTGCGTGAGCGCGCCGTGTTCGCCCCCGCGCGCGATCGCTACAAGATCTTCATCCTCGATGAGGCGCACATGGTGACGCCGCAGGGCTTCAATGCGCTGCTCAAGATCGTCGAGGAGCCGCCGGAGCACGTCAAGTTCATCTTCGCCACGACGGAGCCCGACAAGGTCATCGGTACGATCCGTTCGCGCACGCACCACTACCCGTTCCGGCTGGTTCCGCCCGCCCAGATGCTCGACTATGTGGGGCAGTTGTGCGAGAGCGAGGGCGTCACCGTTGAGGCGGGCGTGCTGCCGCTCGTCGTGCGCGCCGGTGGCGGTTCCGTGCGTGACACGCTGTCGCTGCTCGACCAGCTCATCGCCGGCTCCGAGGGCACCGATGTCATCTACGAGCGGGCCGTTGCGCTGCTCGGTTACACCCACGGCGCGCTGCTGGGCGAGGTCGTCGACGCGTTGGGGGCGAAGGATGCCGCGGCGGCATTCGAGGCGGTCGACCGGGTCATCCAGACCGGCCAGGACCCGCGGCGTTTCGTCGAAGATCTGCTCGAGCGGCTGCGCGATCTCATCGTCGTCGCCGCGTTCCCGCCCGGCGGCCATCAGGGTGCCGCGGCTGTGCTGCGCGGCGTGCAGCAGGATGAGCTCGACCATATGGCTCAGCAGGCGTCCCGCTTCGGCCAGGCCGAGCTGAGTCGTACGGCGGATGTTGTGGGTGCGGCGCTCACAGAGATGACCGGCGCCACCTCCCCGCGACTGCATCTGGAGTTGATGATGGCGCGCGTGCTCGTGCCCGCATCCGATGACTCGCAGCGTGGCGCGCTGGCGCGGGTGGAGCGCCTCGAGCGACGTATCGGAGTGAGTGGGGCGGGTTCTTCGGGGGGTGCGGAGGCGGATGCCTCGGCGGTTCCGGCCGTGACTGCTCCTCAGGCTCGAGTCGCCGAGACTTCTGCCTCCACGTCGGGTGCTGCTTCGGCGGGGGCCGGTCTCGAGACGGTCGCCCCAGGGGGCGACCCCTCGACCAGCGGGCTACCGGAGGGTGGCCCCTCGACCAGCGGTTCTGTGCCGGCCGTCCCTGCGAAGGCTGCCGCTCCTGTCGGCCCGGTCACCGTGCAGCAGGTGCGGGATGCCTGGCCGGAGATCCTCGAGCATGTGCAGAATGCGAAGCGCACCGCCTGGATGGTGCTGTTCACCGCTCAGGTGCGCGAGCTGCGCGACAGCGAGGTTCTCGTGCTGTCGTTCCCCAGCCAGAAGGATGTGGAGGCGCTCAAGCAGGCCGCCGCTCCGGGTCAGGGCGTCGGCGACTACCTCAAGCAGGCCGTGTCGGCCGTGCTGGGGATCGTCCCGAAGCTCATCGCCCGCGTCGATTCGGAGAGCGCCGCGCCCGCCCGGCCGCAGGCGACACCCGCAGCGGAACCCGCCACCAAGCCTGCGGATGCGACACTCGCGGCTGCATCCGCTCCGCCCGTCACGCGTCCGGCGGAGAAGACGGCGGATCGAACTCCGGATGCCGCGGCGCCGGTCACAGGGTGGGCGGTGGCGCAGATCCCCGGTTCCGCCGACGCCGAGCCCTCGGCCGCCGAGCCCTCCGAGCCTGCCGACGACCCGCTGGTCGGGGGGCCGCCCTCCGACGACCCGCTGGTCGAGGGGTCGCCCTCTGGGGCGGCCGTCTCGAGACTGGCCCCCACGGAACCTCCCACCAAGGCATCCGCTCGAGCCGACGACGAACCCCCTTTCGATGATCAGCCGCCGTTCGACCCCGACTACGACTCGGTGCCGGAGGAGTCGGCGCAGGCGTCCCGCCCCGCGCGCCAGCCCAGGTCGGCACAGCCCGGGTCAGCACAGCCCGGGGCGACCCAACCCGGGTCAGCCCAGCCCGCGCAGGCCCAGCCCACGCAGCCCCAGCCCGCCCCGCAGAAGGCGGCAACGCCTCCGAAGAGGCAGCCCTCAGCATCCGCCCCCCGTGGTGCCGCGCAGTCGGGTGGCTCGCAGAAGTATGGCGAGTCGGTTGTGCGTCAGGTTCTGGGCGCCACCTTCATCGAGGAGCAGCCGCACAATCCGCGTCCGAATCCGGGGGTGAACTAG
- the pta gene encoding phosphate acetyltransferase, whose translation MARNIYITSAEGHAGKSTIALGLLETLSHEAGRVGVFRPVTRSTVERDYVLELLLAHDGVELEYDDCVGVSYEEVHDDPDAALSRIVERFKAVERQCDVVVVLGSDYTDVGSPTELSYNARIAANLGAPVLLVLGGQHSETGARSPDELRQVFGLAMQELEGAHAHLVGVIANRSDPDALDPIIRELTDAAAGAVPVWAIPEDEFLLAPSMESLLHAVDGTLIKGDRELLHREALGVVMAGMSMENCLTRLIEGSVVVVAGDRSDVLLALLMANASDTFPSLAGIILNGGFDLLPQIERLIDGLSSPLPIIRTEYGTYDTARRVTKTRGRLAADSPRKFDTAIALFEQHVDARLLLGRLEVSRSDVITPLMFEYDLLDRARSVQKHIVLPEGGDDRILRAASTLLRRGVAKLTILGDETEVRARATGLGLDIAAASILSPFDPELRERFAVEYAKLRAHKGVTIEDARETVTDVSYFGTMMVHLGLADGMVSGAAHTTAHTIRPGFEIIKTKPDVSVVSSVFLMCLEDRVLVYGDCAVNPDPNAEQLADIAISSAATAEEFEIERRIAMLSYSTGESGTGADVDKVREATALVRSRRPDLKVDGPIQYDAAVDASVGTSKMPGSEVAGRATVFIFPDLNTGNNTYKAVQRSAGAVAIGPVLQGLNKPINDLSRGALVQDIVNTVAITAIQAASQEPQ comes from the coding sequence GTGGCTCGCAACATCTACATCACCTCCGCCGAGGGGCATGCCGGCAAGTCGACGATCGCCCTCGGGTTGCTCGAAACCCTCAGCCACGAGGCCGGCAGGGTGGGAGTGTTCAGGCCGGTGACGCGCTCGACGGTCGAGCGCGACTACGTTCTCGAGCTGCTACTCGCTCACGACGGCGTCGAACTCGAGTACGACGACTGTGTCGGCGTTAGCTACGAAGAGGTCCATGACGACCCGGATGCCGCCCTGTCACGCATTGTCGAGCGCTTCAAGGCGGTCGAGCGGCAGTGTGACGTTGTCGTCGTGCTCGGCTCCGATTACACCGATGTCGGCAGCCCGACCGAGCTGTCGTACAACGCCCGCATCGCCGCCAACCTGGGCGCCCCCGTGCTTCTGGTGCTCGGCGGCCAGCACAGCGAGACGGGCGCCCGCAGCCCCGACGAGTTGCGCCAGGTGTTCGGCCTGGCCATGCAGGAGCTTGAGGGGGCTCACGCCCACCTGGTGGGGGTCATCGCGAATCGCTCCGATCCGGATGCGCTCGATCCGATCATCCGGGAGCTGACGGATGCCGCGGCGGGCGCCGTCCCCGTCTGGGCGATCCCCGAAGACGAGTTTCTGCTGGCCCCCAGTATGGAGTCGCTGCTGCACGCGGTCGACGGCACGCTGATCAAGGGCGACCGGGAGTTGCTGCACCGGGAGGCCCTCGGCGTGGTCATGGCCGGCATGTCGATGGAGAACTGTCTGACCCGTCTGATCGAGGGCTCCGTTGTTGTTGTCGCGGGTGACCGTTCCGATGTGTTGCTCGCCCTGCTCATGGCGAACGCGTCCGACACCTTCCCGTCGCTGGCGGGCATCATCCTGAACGGTGGTTTCGACCTGTTGCCGCAGATCGAGCGCCTCATCGATGGGCTCAGCTCACCGCTTCCGATCATCCGCACCGAGTACGGCACCTACGACACCGCCCGCCGGGTCACCAAGACGCGAGGTCGACTGGCCGCCGATTCGCCGCGCAAGTTCGACACGGCGATCGCCCTCTTCGAGCAGCATGTCGACGCGCGGCTGCTGCTGGGACGCCTCGAGGTGAGCCGTTCGGATGTCATCACGCCGCTCATGTTCGAGTACGACCTTCTCGACCGGGCGCGCTCCGTGCAGAAGCACATCGTGCTGCCGGAGGGTGGCGACGACCGCATCCTGCGTGCCGCGAGCACGCTGCTGCGGCGCGGGGTCGCGAAGCTCACCATCCTCGGCGACGAGACGGAGGTGCGGGCGCGTGCGACCGGTCTCGGCCTCGACATCGCAGCGGCGAGCATCCTGAGCCCCTTCGACCCGGAGCTGCGCGAGCGTTTCGCCGTCGAGTACGCGAAGCTGCGCGCGCACAAGGGTGTGACGATCGAGGATGCCCGCGAGACGGTCACCGATGTGTCGTATTTCGGCACCATGATGGTGCACCTGGGCCTCGCCGACGGCATGGTTTCGGGCGCCGCGCACACGACGGCCCACACCATCCGACCGGGCTTCGAGATCATCAAGACGAAGCCGGATGTCTCGGTCGTGTCGAGCGTGTTCCTCATGTGTCTCGAAGATCGCGTGCTCGTCTACGGTGACTGCGCCGTGAACCCCGACCCGAATGCGGAGCAGCTGGCCGACATCGCCATCTCGTCGGCGGCGACGGCCGAGGAGTTCGAGATCGAGCGGCGCATCGCCATGCTGTCGTATTCGACGGGGGAGTCCGGCACGGGCGCCGATGTCGACAAGGTGCGCGAGGCCACGGCGCTTGTGCGTTCGCGCCGCCCCGACCTCAAGGTGGACGGGCCGATCCAGTACGACGCGGCCGTCGACGCCTCCGTCGGCACCTCCAAGATGCCGGGCAGCGAGGTCGCGGGGCGGGCGACCGTGTTCATATTCCCTGATCTGAATACAGGCAACAACACCTACAAGGCGGTGCAGCGCAGTGCTGGCGCCGTCGCCATCGGGCCCGTGCTTCAGGGGCTCAACAAGCCCATCAACGATCTGTCGCGCGGCGCCCTCGTTCAGGACATCGTCAACACCGTCGCGATCACCGCCATCCAGGCCGCCAGTCAGGAGCCCCAGTGA
- a CDS encoding aspartate-semialdehyde dehydrogenase: MSVMAEQSSAAGVRIGVVGATGQVGTVVRRLLEERDFPIAELRFFASARSAGTTLPFRGEQIVVEDAATADPSGLDIAIFSAGATTSKAQAPRFAAAGVTVVDNSSGFRMDPDVPLVVSEVNPHAIDEAVKGIIANPNCTTMAAMPVLKVLHSEAGLERLIVSTYQAVSGAGLKGGEELLEQAKAALEQNTIDLVHDGSAVTMPEASAFPKHIAFDVIPLAGSIVDDGLNETDEEKKLRNESRKILEIPELLVSGTCVRVPVFTGHSLSINVEFSKAISPERARELLADAPGVQLAEVPTPLEAAGKDPSFVGRIRQDEGVPGGRGLALFISNDNLRKGAALNAVQIAELLAARILAA; encoded by the coding sequence ATGAGCGTCATGGCAGAGCAGAGTTCGGCAGCGGGCGTCCGTATCGGCGTCGTCGGTGCGACGGGCCAGGTGGGCACGGTTGTGCGTCGCCTTCTGGAGGAGCGCGACTTCCCCATCGCCGAGCTGCGGTTCTTCGCGTCGGCGCGTTCGGCGGGCACGACCCTGCCGTTCCGGGGTGAGCAGATCGTGGTCGAGGATGCCGCCACCGCTGATCCTTCGGGCCTCGACATCGCGATCTTCTCGGCGGGTGCGACGACGTCGAAGGCTCAGGCCCCGCGTTTCGCGGCTGCCGGTGTGACTGTGGTCGACAACTCGTCTGGCTTCCGCATGGATCCGGATGTTCCTCTGGTCGTCAGCGAGGTGAACCCGCACGCGATCGACGAGGCCGTCAAGGGCATCATCGCGAACCCGAACTGCACGACGATGGCGGCAATGCCGGTTCTGAAGGTGTTGCACAGCGAAGCGGGGCTCGAGCGTCTCATCGTGAGCACGTACCAGGCGGTCTCGGGTGCGGGGCTGAAGGGTGGCGAGGAGCTTCTCGAGCAGGCGAAGGCCGCGCTGGAGCAGAACACCATCGATCTCGTTCACGACGGTTCCGCTGTGACGATGCCGGAGGCATCCGCGTTCCCGAAGCACATCGCGTTCGATGTGATCCCGCTGGCGGGCAGCATCGTCGACGACGGGCTCAACGAGACCGATGAGGAGAAGAAGCTCCGCAACGAGAGCCGCAAGATCCTGGAGATCCCGGAGCTGTTGGTGAGCGGCACGTGCGTGCGCGTTCCCGTGTTCACGGGTCATTCGCTGTCGATCAATGTGGAGTTCTCGAAGGCGATCTCGCCTGAGCGGGCCCGCGAGTTGTTGGCGGATGCCCCGGGCGTGCAGCTCGCGGAGGTTCCGACGCCGCTCGAGGCGGCCGGCAAGGATCCGAGTTTCGTGGGGCGCATCCGTCAGGATGAGGGCGTTCCCGGTGGTCGCGGTCTGGCGCTGTTCATCAGCAATGACAACCTTCGCAAGGGTGCGGCGCTCAACGCGGTGCAGATCGCGGAGCTTCTCGCGGCGAGGATCCTCGCCGCCTGA
- the recR gene encoding recombination mediator RecR, protein MYEGIVQELIDELGRLPGIGPKSAQRIAFHILQTETFDVTRLAEVLMEVKEKVRFCEICGNVSEQETCGICRDPRRSPATICVVEEAKDVVAIERTREFRGLYHVLGGAISPIDGIGPDDLRIRQLMTRLADGTVTEVIIATDPNLEGEATATYLSRLLVQPGLSVSRLASGLPVGGDLEYADEVTLGRAFEGRRLVEN, encoded by the coding sequence ATGTACGAGGGAATCGTTCAGGAGCTCATCGACGAGTTGGGTCGCCTGCCCGGCATCGGGCCCAAGTCGGCGCAGCGCATCGCCTTCCACATTCTGCAGACGGAGACCTTCGATGTCACCCGTCTGGCGGAGGTGCTCATGGAGGTCAAGGAGAAGGTGCGTTTCTGCGAGATCTGCGGCAATGTGAGCGAGCAGGAGACGTGCGGTATCTGCCGTGATCCGCGTCGCAGCCCGGCCACGATCTGTGTGGTGGAGGAGGCGAAGGATGTTGTCGCGATCGAGCGCACCCGCGAGTTCCGGGGTCTTTACCATGTGCTGGGTGGTGCGATCAGCCCCATCGATGGCATCGGCCCTGACGATCTGCGCATCCGGCAGCTGATGACGAGACTGGCCGATGGCACGGTCACGGAGGTCATCATCGCGACCGACCCGAACTTGGAGGGTGAGGCGACAGCGACGTATCTCTCCCGTCTGTTGGTGCAGCCGGGGCTGTCTGTCTCGCGCCTCGCATCCGGTCTGCCTGTCGGCGGCGATCTCGAATATGCCGATGAGGTTACATTGGGTAGGGCATTTGAGGGCCGGCGGCTGGTAGAGAACTAA
- a CDS encoding malate:quinone oxidoreductase, producing MSSATVSAQQPLDVALIGGGVMSATLGAIIKQLQPDWSIEVFEALSDVALESSNPWNNAGTGHAALCELNYTKEQPDGTFDISSAVNVNEQFQVSRQFWSYLVEKGLLPEPQNFINPVPHMSFVWGEENVDYLRRRFEALKDHPLFDGMEFSDDPAVIRSWTPLLLPGRAKSQPIAATRVPSGTDVDFGALTRNLFSYLTDNGAVLTTERKVTGLKRQRDGLWRITSRHTVGATPAVARARFVFVGAGGGALSLLQKSGIPEAKGFGGFPISGQFLRTDDPAIVARHQAKVYGKASVGAPPMSVPHLDTRVVNGEASLMFGPYAGFSPKFLKSGSWFDLPFSLRPSNIIPMLAVGKDNFDLVRYLVGELLASRTKKLEALQAFMPEAKDADWKLITAGQRVQVIKKDAKKGGVLQFGTEVVASADGSIAGLLGASPGASTAVPIMLSLLERCFPSEFEGWRPRVLEMVPSFGTKLSDDPQAAAETMAATGERLAISQKV from the coding sequence GTGAGTTCAGCAACGGTTTCCGCACAGCAGCCCCTCGATGTCGCCCTGATCGGGGGTGGCGTCATGAGCGCGACGCTCGGCGCGATCATCAAGCAGCTTCAGCCCGACTGGTCGATCGAGGTGTTCGAGGCGCTCTCTGATGTGGCGTTGGAGAGTTCGAACCCGTGGAACAACGCGGGCACCGGCCATGCGGCGCTCTGCGAGTTGAACTACACGAAGGAGCAGCCCGACGGCACGTTCGACATCTCGAGTGCCGTGAACGTCAACGAGCAGTTCCAGGTCTCCCGCCAGTTCTGGTCGTATCTGGTGGAGAAGGGGCTGCTGCCCGAGCCGCAGAACTTCATCAATCCTGTTCCGCACATGAGCTTCGTGTGGGGCGAGGAGAATGTCGACTACCTGCGCCGCCGTTTCGAGGCGCTCAAGGATCACCCGCTCTTCGACGGCATGGAGTTCAGCGATGACCCTGCCGTCATCCGCTCCTGGACTCCGCTGCTGCTTCCGGGCCGCGCCAAGTCGCAGCCGATCGCGGCGACGCGGGTGCCCAGCGGCACGGATGTCGACTTCGGTGCGCTCACCCGCAATCTGTTCTCCTATCTCACCGACAATGGTGCTGTGCTCACGACGGAGCGCAAGGTCACGGGTCTCAAGCGGCAGCGCGACGGGCTGTGGCGCATCACCAGCAGGCACACGGTCGGCGCGACGCCGGCGGTGGCGCGTGCGCGTTTCGTGTTCGTGGGTGCCGGCGGCGGGGCTCTCTCTCTGCTGCAGAAGTCGGGCATCCCTGAGGCGAAGGGCTTCGGCGGCTTCCCGATCAGCGGGCAGTTCCTGCGCACCGATGACCCTGCGATTGTGGCGCGCCATCAGGCGAAGGTCTACGGCAAGGCTTCGGTGGGCGCTCCGCCCATGTCTGTTCCGCATCTTGACACCCGCGTGGTGAACGGTGAGGCCAGCCTCATGTTCGGCCCCTATGCCGGTTTCTCGCCCAAGTTCCTCAAGTCGGGTTCGTGGTTCGATCTGCCGTTCTCGCTGCGCCCGAGCAACATCATCCCGATGCTGGCCGTCGGCAAGGACAATTTCGATCTGGTGCGCTATCTGGTGGGTGAGCTGCTCGCGAGTCGCACGAAGAAGCTGGAGGCTCTGCAGGCGTTCATGCCGGAGGCGAAGGATGCCGACTGGAAGCTGATCACGGCGGGCCAGCGCGTGCAGGTCATCAAGAAGGATGCGAAGAAGGGCGGGGTGCTGCAGTTCGGCACAGAGGTCGTCGCCTCCGCCGATGGCAGCATCGCGGGCCTCCTGGGCGCTTCGCCGGGGGCATCCACGGCTGTTCCGATCATGCTTTCGCTGCTGGAGCGGTGCTT
- a CDS encoding aspartate kinase: protein MALIVQKFGGSSVADAASITRVAERIAETHRAGNEVVVVVSAMGDTTDELLDLAQAVSENPSGRELDMLLTSGERISMALLAMAIRNLGVEARSYTGSQAGMVTDEKHGSARIVEVSPNRVRAALDAGAVAIVAGFQGFNRGTGDITTLGRGGSDTTAVALAAALGADVCEIYTDVDGIFTADPRVVPSARKIDRVTSEEMLELAAAGAKVLYIRAVEYARRHGVTIHVRSSFSRNEGTLVVNPKEGETVEEPIITGIAADLSEDKITVVGVPDVPGTAARLFTIVANAGANIDMIVQNTSTSDTGVADISFTLPTSQAKSVLDALEARRADIGFESVQYDDQIGKIALVGAGMRTNTGVSAKFFTALSDAGINIEMISTSEIRISVVTRADIVNEAVRVIHHAFDLDGESEAVVYGGTGR from the coding sequence GTGGCCTTGATCGTGCAGAAGTTCGGCGGTTCCTCTGTCGCGGATGCCGCCAGCATCACGCGCGTCGCGGAGCGCATCGCGGAGACCCACCGCGCCGGTAATGAGGTTGTCGTGGTGGTGTCTGCGATGGGCGACACGACCGATGAGCTGCTCGATCTGGCGCAGGCGGTCAGCGAGAATCCGTCGGGCCGCGAGCTCGACATGCTGCTCACGTCGGGTGAGCGCATCTCGATGGCGCTGCTGGCGATGGCGATCCGCAATCTCGGCGTCGAGGCGCGTTCTTACACGGGCAGCCAGGCGGGCATGGTCACTGACGAGAAGCATGGCAGTGCTCGCATTGTCGAGGTCAGCCCCAACCGTGTGCGTGCGGCTCTCGATGCGGGCGCGGTGGCGATTGTCGCCGGCTTCCAGGGTTTTAATCGGGGCACGGGTGACATCACGACTCTGGGTCGGGGCGGCTCTGATACGACTGCTGTGGCGCTGGCGGCTGCTCTCGGCGCGGATGTGTGTGAGATATATACGGATGTCGATGGCATCTTCACCGCGGATCCGCGCGTGGTGCCGTCGGCACGCAAGATCGACCGGGTCACGAGCGAGGAGATGTTGGAGCTGGCTGCGGCCGGGGCCAAGGTCCTCTATATTCGCGCTGTGGAATATGCGCGCAGGCACGGCGTTACCATTCACGTACGATCCTCATTCAGTCGCAATGAGGGCACCCTTGTGGTGAATCCGAAAGAGGGAGAGACCGTGGAAGAACCGATCATCACGGGTATTGCCGCTGACCTCAGCGAGGACAAGATCACGGTCGTGGGTGTTCCGGATGTTCCGGGCACCGCTGCACGGCTGTTCACGATCGTCGCGAACGCTGGTGCGAACATCGACATGATCGTGCAGAACACCTCGACCTCTGACACGGGTGTCGCCGACATCTCCTTCACCCTGCCCACGTCGCAGGCGAAGTCTGTGCTGGATGCGCTGGAGGCGCGCAGGGCCGACATCGGTTTCGAGTCTGTGCAGTATGACGACCAGATCGGCAAGATCGCGCTTGTCGGCGCCGGCATGCGCACCAACACGGGTGTCTCGGCGAAGTTCTTCACCGCTCTTTCGGATGCGGGCATCAACATCGAGATGATTTCGACGAGTGAGATCCGCATCAGTGTGGTCACGCGCGCCGACATCGTGAATGAGGCGGTGCGGGTCATCCACCACGCCTTCGATCTGGACGGCGAGTCTGAGGCCGTCGTCTATGGAGGAACGGGGCGATGA
- a CDS encoding acetate/propionate family kinase produces the protein MTQVFVVNSGSSSIKYQLVDLDTEKAVVSGLIERIGEPGGGAGDHTEGMRQVLDALGPDREIVAVGHRVVHGGPRFSSATLIDDDVEAEIDRLSALAPLHNPANVLGIRAARAALPDVPHVAVFDTAFHQTLPPEAYTYAIDAEVAEKYEVRRYGFHGTSHEYVSRQAAVFLDRPLESLKTIVLHLGNGASVTAVDGGRSVDTSMGLTPLEGLVMGTRSGDIDAGVLFHLARQAGMGVDELDTLLNRRSGLLGLTGTGDMRDVQEAAAQGDEQALAALAVWRHRIRHYIGAYIAGLGGLDVLVFTAGIGENNALLRRRALAGLEFLGIEIDDDRNELSSRVARFISPEGAPVAVLVVPTNEELEIARQAAAFA, from the coding sequence GTGACCCAGGTATTCGTCGTCAACTCCGGCTCGTCGTCGATCAAGTACCAGTTGGTCGACCTCGACACCGAGAAGGCCGTCGTCAGCGGTCTCATCGAGCGCATCGGCGAGCCGGGCGGCGGCGCGGGCGATCACACCGAGGGTATGAGGCAGGTTCTGGATGCTCTGGGCCCCGATCGCGAGATCGTGGCCGTCGGTCACAGGGTCGTCCACGGGGGCCCGCGCTTCTCCTCCGCGACCCTCATCGACGACGACGTCGAGGCTGAGATCGATCGACTGTCTGCGCTCGCGCCGCTGCACAACCCCGCGAACGTCCTGGGCATCCGTGCTGCGCGTGCCGCCCTGCCGGATGTGCCTCACGTCGCCGTCTTCGACACCGCGTTCCACCAGACGCTGCCCCCGGAGGCGTACACCTACGCGATCGATGCGGAGGTGGCGGAGAAGTATGAGGTGCGCCGCTACGGCTTCCACGGAACCTCGCACGAGTATGTGTCGCGGCAGGCGGCCGTGTTCCTCGACCGGCCGCTGGAGTCGCTGAAGACGATCGTGCTGCATCTCGGCAATGGCGCATCCGTCACCGCTGTCGACGGGGGCCGCTCGGTCGACACCTCGATGGGATTGACCCCGCTGGAGGGCCTCGTCATGGGTACCCGCTCGGGCGACATCGACGCGGGCGTGCTGTTCCACCTCGCGCGGCAGGCGGGCATGGGCGTCGACGAACTCGACACGCTGCTCAACCGTCGCAGCGGACTGCTGGGACTCACCGGCACGGGCGACATGCGCGATGTGCAGGAGGCGGCCGCGCAGGGCGACGAGCAGGCACTCGCAGCGCTCGCCGTGTGGAGGCACCGCATCCGCCACTACATCGGCGCTTACATCGCCGGGCTCGGCGGGCTGGACGTGCTCGTCTTCACCGCCGGCATCGGCGAGAACAACGCGCTGCTGCGCCGCCGGGCGCTGGCCGGCCTCGAGTTCCTGGGAATCGAGATCGACGACGACCGCAACGAACTGTCGTCGCGGGTGGCGCGCTTCATCTCTCCGGAGGGCGCGCCCGTTGCCGTTCTTGTGGTCCCCACCAACGAGGAGCTCGAGATCGCCCGCCAGGCCGCCGCCTTCGCCTGA